In a single window of the Gossypium hirsutum isolate 1008001.06 chromosome A13, Gossypium_hirsutum_v2.1, whole genome shotgun sequence genome:
- the LOC107893393 gene encoding aminopeptidase M1 produces the protein MNLLKKCCSCFRKKTEGAPTSTSDPTTDFKGQPRLPTFAVPKRYDIQLKPDLAACKFEGIVSIVVDIVADTRFIVLNAAAQLHINSDSVYFSDPNSNKVFEKPKVGQVQADEILVLEFSETLPKGMGVLTIGFEGVLNEKMKGFYISTYDHNGEKKNMEVTQFEPAYARQCFPCWDEPSFKAKFNITLLDVPSELVTLSNMPVDEEELNGNLKTVYYQESPVMSTYLVAVVIGLFDYIEDHTPDGIKVRVYSQVGKANQGKFALHVALQTLGFYKDYFQMPYSLPKLDMVAIPDFAAGAMENYGLVTYRENDLLFDDHHSAAANKQRISTVVAHELAHQWFGNLVTMEWWTDLWLKEGFATWMSYMAKDKLFPEWKIWTQFFDHESSEGLRLDGLAESHPIEVEVNHASEIDEIFDTISYKKGASIIQMLKGYVGGPHFQNSLATYIKRHAWSNARTNDLWAVLKEECNEPTMDKIMNSWTKQEGYPVLSVKMKNQTLEIKQSRFLYAGSRDRCQWIIPITYCCGDYDSLISLLMEKKSETYEIKDLLSNITDPARSWIKLNVEQIGFFRVKYDDGLAAKLRYAIEQKCLSVTDRLGILDDSFALCMAREMSLTSLLTFMAAYREELEHTVLSNLIKIIDKIERIVADARPKLMNYIKQFFIGLLLHAAANFGWDPKQGESHLDAMSRGDIFTALAVLGHEETINEANSRFNAFLNDRNTPLLHPDIRKAAYVAVMQKVTSSNKAGLESLLKVYRETDISQEKIRILGSLASCPDESVVYEALNFALSSEVRKQDAIFGLAVSKEGREVAWKWLKNNWDKIWTTYGSGILLTRFVGPIVSSFASSEKMKEIGTFLGRTEASKVRTLKQSMEQIYINSKWVQTIRDDKDLAEAVKKLANK, from the exons ATGAACCTGTTGAAGAAGTGCTGTTCCTGTTTCAGGAAAAAAACTGAAGGTGCCCCAACCTCAACTTCGGATCCAACAACTGACTTCAAAGGCCAACCTCGTCTCCCCACATTCGCTGTCCCCAAACGCTACGATATTCAACTGAAACCCGACCTCGCGGCCTGCAAGTTCGAAGGCATTGTCTCCATCGTTGTCGACATCGTTGCCGACACTCGTTTCATTGTCCTCAATGCTGCTGCTCAACTCCACATTAACTCTGATTCAGTCTACTTCTCCGATCCTAACTCTAATAAG GTATTTGAGAAGCCAAAAGTAGGGCAGGTCCAAGCAGATGAGATTTTGGTGTTGGAATTTTCTGAGACACTTCCCAAGGGTATGGGAGTTTTAACTATTGGCTTTGAGGGTGTCTTAAATGAAAAAATGAAGGGATTCTAtataag TACTTATGATCACAATGGTGAGAAGAAGAATATGGAAGTGACACAATTCGAGCCAGCTTATGCAAGGCAATGCTTTCCCTGTTGGGATGAACCATCTTTCAAG GCAAAGTTCAATATCACATTATTGGATGTTCCATCTGAACTAGTAACCCTTTCAAACATGCCAGTGGATGAGGAGGAACTGAATGGGAACCTGAAAACAGTTTATTATCAAGAATCACCGGTGATGTCTACATATTTGGTTGCTGTTGTTATTGGTTTGTTTGATTACATTGAGGATCATACACCAGATGGGATCAAAGTTCGAGTGTACTCTCAAGTTGGGAAGGCAAATCAAGGGAAATTTGCTCTCCATGTAGCTTTGCAGACACTTGGTTTTTATAAAGA TTATTTTCAAATGCCATACTCTCTTCCCAAACTGGATATGGTTGCAATCCCTGATTTTGCTGCTGGGGCAATGGAGAACTATGGCTTAGTTACATATCGTGAAAACGATTTGCTCTTCGATGATCACCATTCGGCTGCTGCCAACAAGCAGCGGATTAGTAC AGTGGTGGCCCATGAATTGGCACACCAGTGGTTTGGAAATCTTGTAACAATGGAATGGTGGACGGACCTGTGGCTGAAAGAGGGCTTTGCAACTTGG ATGAGTTACATGGCAAAAGATAAGTTGTTCCCAGAATGGAAAATATGGACACAATTCTTTGATCATGAGTCTAGTGAAGGTCTTAGGTTGGATGGACTTGCAGAATCCCATCCTATCgag GTGGAGGTAAACCATGCCTctgaaattgatgaaatattcGATACAATAAGCTACAAAAAAGGTGCATCAATTATCCAGATGCTTAAAGGCTATGTTGGAGGTCCACATTTTCAG AACTCACTTGCTACATATATAAAGAGACATGCATGGTCAAATGCAAGGACAAATGATCTGTGGGCTGTTCTTAAGGAGGAATGTAACGAGCCAACAATGGACAAGATAATGAATTCATGGACAAAACAAGAAGGGTATCCAGTTTTGTCTGTGAAAATGAAAAACCAGACATTGGAAATTAAACAG TCACGATTCTTATATGCCGGTTCTCGTGATCGTTGTCAGTGGATTATCCCAATCACTTACTGTTGCGGAGACTATGATAGCTTGATAAGCTTGTTGATGGAGAAAAAATCCGAAACTTATGAGATTAAGGATTTGCTTTCCAACATTACTGATCCAGCACGTTCTTGGATAAAGCTCAATGTTGAACAGATTGGATTCTTCAGGGTGAAATATGATGATGGCCTGGCGGCTAAACTTCGATATGCAATAGAACAGAAATGCTTATCAGTAACAGACAGACTTG GCATTCTGGATGATTCGTTTGCGCTTTGTATGGCACGTGAAATGTCCTTGACTTCCTTGCTTACCTTCATGGCTGCCTACAGGGAGGAACTTGAGCATACTGTGCTATCTAACTTGATTAAG ATAATTGATAAAATTGAAAGGATTGTTGCAGATGCAAGACCCAAACTAATGAATTACATCAAACAATTTTTCATTGGCCTTCTCCTACATGCTGCTGC GAACTTCGGTTGGGACCCAAAACAAGGCGAGAGTCATCTGGATGCGATGTCGAGAGGAGATATTTTCACTGCACTCGCCGTGCTCGGTCACGAGGAGACGATAAACGAAGCGAACTCGCGATTTAATGCCTTCTTGAACGACCGAAACACACCTCTCCTCCATCCTGACATAAGAAAG GCTGCATATGTAGCTGTAATGCAGAAAGTCACCTCATCAAACAAAGCAGGCCTTGAATCTCTTTTGAAAGTTTATAGAGAAACTGATATAAGCCAAGAAAAAATCCGGATTTTAG GATCATTGGCATCTTGTCCTGACGAGAGTGTAGTTTATGAAGCTTTAAACTTTGCATTGTCCTCCGAG GTTCGCAAACAAGATGCTATATTTGGACTTGCTGTTAGTAAAGAAGGACGTGAAGTTGCTTGGAAATGGCTCAAG AATAACTGGGATAAAATCTGGACAACCTATGGATCTGGGATACTATTAACTCGATTTGTCGGTCCAATCGTGTCGTCG TTTGCTTCATCTGAGAAAATGAAGGAAATAGGGACGTTCCTTGGTAGGACAGAGGCTTCAAAGGTTAGAACCTTGAAACAAAGCATGGAACAGATCTATATCAATTCCAAGTGGGTTCAAACCATTCGAGATGATAAAGATCTTGCCGAGGCTGTCAAGAAGTTGGCAAACAAATAA
- the LOC107893391 gene encoding solute carrier family 25 member 44 → MKLSASEDDLGSDIHVPADIDWHMLDKSKFFFLGAAFFSGASAGLYPAMVLKTRQQVSSTQISCFKMSFSIMRCEGLRGFYRGFGTTLMGTIPARALYMGALEVTKTSVGSSTVRLGFSDTTATAIASAAAGLSSAMAAQLVWTPIDVVSQRLMVQAPNASPCRYKNGLDAFRKILFADGLKGLYRGFGISMLTYAPSNAVWWASYSVANRLIYGGLGWSDNIRRSESKATAVAVQGLSAAMASGVSALITTPLDTIKTRLQVLDKEENGVRKPLTMLQTVRNLVKESGLAACYRGLGPRWASMSLSATTMITTYELLKRLSAKNQESLTS, encoded by the coding sequence ATGAAATTAAGTGCAAGTGAGGATGATTTAGGGTCAGACATTCATGTTCCAGCAGATATAGATTGGCATATGCTTGATAAATCCAAGTTCTTCTTCCTCGGTGCAGCTTTTTTTTCAGGTGCATCAGCTGGTCTTTACCCTGCAATGGTGTTAAAAACCCGACAACAAGTTTCATCCACTCaaatctcttgcttcaaaatgTCTTTCTCTATTATGAGATGTGAAGGATTAAGAGGATTCTATAGAGGTTTTGGTACAACTTTAATGGGAACAATCCCAGCTCGAGCACTTTACATGGGAGCCCTTGAGGTAACCAAGACCAGTGTTGGCAGTAGCACTGTTAGGTTAGGATTTTCAGACACAACAGCCACTGCTATAGCTAGTGCTGCTGCTGGTTTAAGTTCAGCCATGGCTGCACAACTTGTTTGGACCCCAATCGATGTTGTGAGCCAAAGGCTCATGGTTCAAGCCCCAAATGCTAGTCCTTGTAGATATAAAAATGGCCTTGATGCCTTTAGGAAGATCCTATTTGCAGATGGTCTTAAAGGGTTGTATAGGGGATTTGGGATCTCAATGTTGACATATGCACCATCTAATGCTGTTTGGTGGGCATCTTACTCTGTTGCAAACAGGCTCATTTATGGTGGTCTTGGTTGGTCTGATAATATTAGGCGGTCTGAGTCAAAGGCCACGGCGGTTGCTGTTCAAGGGCTAAGTGCAGCCATGGCTAGTGGTGTTTCAGCTTTGATCACCACCCCACTTGACACCATTAAAACAAGGTTACAGGTCCTGGATAAAGAAGAGAATGGGGTAAGGAAACCTTTGACCATGTTACAGACAGTGAGGAATTTGGTCAAGGAAAGTGGTTTGGCGGCTTGTTACAGGGGATTAGGACCAAGGTGGGCTTCAATGTCATTGTCTGCAACAACCATGATTACTACTTATGAGCTTTTGAAACGGTTATCAGCTAAGAACCAAGAAAGCTTGACATCATGA